The proteins below come from a single Psychrobacter sp. FDAARGOS_221 genomic window:
- a CDS encoding NAD(P)/FAD-dependent oxidoreductase produces the protein MITTTPKQPLKAKQENSLQVAIIGGGLTGLITASLLEQYSLKNNCSIELTIFEKSAGVGRLATRYKQANEQQQMWQFDFGAQFFTAKTEAFRHYLQPWLEAEVVQPWLARTASIALNKGEISQSQGVANAIEVTGQWSAEQPRYISCAKMTSLGRKIAKTLQFTDIYYKTKVAALTESALSSIDSEHGDCATTLFDEQGNVLGVFDWVICTAPQAQAIELVAQTKFEYTQAIKSPNMLACYTLMLGWNDQSSLPDSLQSGNWDVLQVENSGANGEDSILDRVFIEHHKPGRESLLPSVTIHASNIWAQAHVDDELDTVQDKMLAATKQILGWDQVSAPVHIDCHRWRYASTQLAASQALQESVESCAPTQQRAYVDHKRQWIVTGDWCDEGGRIESCFNAASDVVEIISNDAN, from the coding sequence ATGATAACAACAACACCTAAGCAGCCTCTTAAAGCAAAGCAAGAAAATAGTCTGCAAGTTGCCATTATAGGTGGCGGGCTGACGGGACTGATAACGGCAAGCTTATTGGAACAATACAGCCTTAAAAATAATTGTTCTATTGAGCTGACCATATTTGAAAAGTCGGCGGGTGTGGGCCGTTTAGCAACACGTTACAAGCAAGCCAATGAGCAACAGCAGATGTGGCAGTTTGACTTTGGCGCGCAATTTTTTACCGCAAAAACCGAGGCATTTAGACATTATTTACAACCTTGGTTGGAGGCAGAAGTCGTCCAGCCGTGGCTGGCACGCACCGCATCGATTGCATTAAACAAAGGTGAAATCAGTCAGTCACAAGGTGTCGCAAATGCGATTGAAGTAACAGGTCAATGGTCGGCTGAACAACCGCGCTATATCAGCTGTGCAAAGATGACCAGCCTTGGGCGTAAAATTGCCAAAACATTACAATTCACTGATATTTATTATAAAACCAAAGTTGCTGCGTTAACCGAATCGGCTCTATCCAGCATAGATAGTGAACATGGTGATTGTGCAACGACATTGTTTGATGAGCAGGGCAATGTGCTAGGCGTGTTTGATTGGGTGATTTGCACTGCGCCTCAGGCTCAAGCCATCGAATTGGTTGCACAAACCAAGTTTGAGTATACCCAAGCCATCAAGTCACCAAACATGTTGGCCTGCTATACCCTGATGCTCGGATGGAATGATCAAAGTTCATTGCCTGATTCGCTACAGTCCGGCAATTGGGATGTGTTACAAGTTGAAAACAGTGGCGCTAATGGTGAGGATTCGATATTGGATCGAGTCTTTATTGAACATCACAAGCCAGGCCGTGAGTCACTGTTACCAAGCGTAACCATTCATGCTTCAAATATCTGGGCTCAAGCACATGTCGATGACGAACTTGATACAGTGCAAGATAAGATGTTGGCGGCGACAAAACAGATATTGGGTTGGGACCAGGTGTCTGCGCCAGTACATATAGACTGTCATCGCTGGCGCTATGCATCGACTCAATTGGCAGCATCTCAAGCGCTGCAAGAGTCAGTGGAGTCATGCGCACCCACACAGCAACGTGCTTATGTTGATCATAAACGGCAATGGATTGTGACAGGAGACTGGTGTGATGAAGGAGGGCGTATCGAAAGCTGCTTTAATGCAGCCTCCGATGTTGTCGAAATTATAAGTAATGATGCTAATTAG
- a CDS encoding GNAT family N-acetyltransferase: MPLDKEANYTCDTDRVETDTDNLYDGHDSTGMAFSIALAKQADLEQIVTIYNQSILTKKSTADLIEVTVADRQPWFEMHLQRPIRPIYVLKNDSGTVMAWGCFSDFKSRPAYDISAEISIYVHQQYHRRGLASLFLQWMLTQAPQLGIRNILALIFSHNQPSLALFSKFGFETWGTMPQVCDMQTFVADVVMLGKSVVPANNS; encoded by the coding sequence ATGCCATTAGATAAAGAAGCTAACTATACCTGTGATACCGATAGAGTAGAAACTGATACAGACAACTTATATGACGGTCACGATAGCACTGGCATGGCTTTTAGTATAGCGCTTGCTAAGCAAGCTGATTTAGAGCAAATAGTTACCATTTATAATCAAAGTATTTTAACCAAAAAATCAACGGCTGACTTAATCGAAGTGACTGTCGCAGATAGGCAGCCTTGGTTTGAGATGCATTTGCAGCGCCCAATACGTCCTATTTATGTGCTCAAAAATGACAGCGGCACTGTGATGGCTTGGGGCTGTTTTAGTGATTTCAAAAGTCGACCTGCTTATGATATCAGTGCCGAAATTAGCATCTATGTGCATCAGCAGTATCACCGTCGTGGGCTGGCAAGCTTATTTCTGCAATGGATGTTAACACAGGCACCACAGTTAGGCATTCGCAACATCTTAGCGCTGATTTTTTCGCATAATCAGCCAAGTCTGGCGTTGTTTAGCAAGTTTGGATTTGAAACTTGGGGCACAATGCCGCAGGTGTGTGATATGCAAACCTTTGTCGCTGATGTGGTGATGTTGGGTAAATCAGTAGTGCCGGCCAATAACAGTTAA
- the acs gene encoding acetate--CoA ligase has product MKQYPISREFADQANTNAEQYAKTYQQSINSHEDNEAFWAERAELIDWIKKPTKIKNVNYDLDDFKIKWFEDGELNVSVNCLDRHLKDNPYKPAIIWEGDHPSLHKIISFKELHSEVCRLGNAMRKMGVGKGDRVVLYLPMVPEAVISMLACARIGAIHTVVFGGFSADSLASRIVDSQAKLIITADEGVRGGKYSQLKANVDRALDVDGTQCIERVIVVHRTGNSVPMSGRRDVWYHTLVDNSNEDCPPEPMNAEDPLFLLYTSGSTGKPKGVVHTTGGYITYALSTFRDVFDIKNDDVFWCTADVGWITGHSYVTYAPLANGTTTVMFEGVPQYPTWARIGQIIDKHDVSILYTAPTAIRAMMKEGDAYVRESDRSSLRLLGTVGEPINPEAWDWYYQVVGEGRCPIVDTWWQTETGGILMAPLPNTVEMKPGAAMNPLYGIKPAIVDSDGHELEDAAAGNLIINDGWPGQMRTIYGDHKRFLETYYSTYPGSYFTGDGAMRDEDGHYWITGRVDDVLNVSGHRIGTAEIESALVSHPAAAETAIVGMPHELKGEGICAYIILRNDEEDSARLRSDLNLHVRREIGPIASLDAIYIVDALPKTRSGKIMRRILRKLAAGEYDGLGDLSTLADSSVIEQLIETVKAGRANG; this is encoded by the coding sequence ATGAAACAATACCCCATTAGTCGTGAGTTTGCTGATCAAGCTAATACCAATGCTGAGCAGTATGCAAAAACTTATCAACAATCTATCAATTCACACGAAGACAATGAAGCGTTTTGGGCAGAGCGCGCTGAACTGATTGATTGGATTAAAAAACCGACTAAGATCAAAAACGTCAATTATGATTTAGATGATTTCAAAATTAAGTGGTTTGAAGACGGTGAGCTCAATGTCTCAGTAAACTGCCTTGATCGTCATCTTAAAGACAATCCTTATAAACCCGCCATTATCTGGGAGGGTGATCACCCTTCACTACACAAAATTATTTCTTTTAAAGAGCTGCACTCAGAAGTATGTCGCTTAGGTAACGCCATGCGCAAAATGGGCGTTGGCAAAGGCGATCGTGTGGTTTTATATCTACCAATGGTGCCAGAAGCCGTCATCTCAATGCTGGCATGTGCCCGTATTGGTGCGATTCATACCGTGGTATTTGGCGGCTTCTCAGCAGACAGCTTAGCCAGTCGTATTGTTGACAGCCAAGCCAAGCTAATTATTACTGCCGATGAGGGCGTACGTGGCGGCAAATACAGCCAGCTTAAAGCCAATGTTGACCGTGCCCTAGATGTGGACGGTACTCAATGTATCGAGCGCGTGATAGTGGTGCATCGCACTGGTAACTCGGTACCTATGAGTGGTCGTCGTGACGTGTGGTATCACACCCTAGTCGACAACTCAAATGAAGACTGTCCGCCGGAGCCAATGAACGCCGAAGATCCTTTATTCTTACTGTATACCTCAGGGTCAACAGGTAAGCCAAAAGGGGTGGTGCATACCACGGGCGGTTATATTACTTATGCGCTGTCTACTTTTAGAGATGTGTTCGATATCAAAAATGATGACGTATTTTGGTGTACCGCAGATGTGGGCTGGATTACCGGACACAGTTATGTGACCTATGCGCCGTTGGCCAATGGTACGACTACCGTTATGTTCGAAGGTGTGCCTCAATATCCAACTTGGGCACGTATCGGTCAAATCATTGATAAGCATGATGTCAGTATCTTATATACCGCACCGACAGCCATTCGTGCCATGATGAAAGAGGGCGATGCCTATGTCCGTGAATCAGACCGCTCAAGCCTGCGCCTGTTAGGTACAGTAGGCGAGCCGATCAACCCTGAAGCCTGGGACTGGTACTATCAAGTGGTCGGTGAAGGACGTTGCCCAATCGTTGATACCTGGTGGCAGACAGAAACTGGCGGTATCTTGATGGCGCCTCTGCCAAATACGGTGGAAATGAAGCCAGGTGCGGCAATGAATCCGCTATATGGTATTAAGCCTGCCATTGTCGACTCTGATGGCCATGAGCTTGAAGATGCTGCTGCTGGTAACCTGATTATTAACGATGGTTGGCCAGGTCAGATGCGTACTATTTACGGCGACCACAAGCGCTTCTTAGAGACCTATTACAGCACTTATCCAGGCAGCTACTTCACTGGTGATGGTGCCATGCGAGATGAAGATGGTCACTACTGGATTACAGGACGTGTCGATGACGTATTGAACGTATCGGGACACCGTATTGGTACCGCTGAGATTGAAAGTGCATTGGTATCGCATCCAGCTGCGGCTGAGACAGCGATTGTCGGTATGCCGCATGAGTTAAAAGGTGAGGGTATCTGTGCTTATATCATTCTAAGAAATGATGAGGAAGACAGCGCTAGATTACGCTCTGATCTAAACTTACATGTACGCCGTGAAATTGGTCCTATTGCCAGCTTAGATGCGATTTATATTGTCGATGCACTACCTAAGACACGTTCAGGTAAAATCATGCGCCGTATTCTACGTAAGTTAGCGGCAGGCGAGTATGATGGCTTAGGCGATCTTTCGACCTTGGCGGACTCTAGCGTGATTGAGCAATTAATTGAAACGGTCAAAGCAGGTCGAGCAAACGGTTAA
- a CDS encoding YihY family inner membrane protein produces the protein MEKLLKKLPFYDHTWFSFLRFLVRHFLEDNCQQKAASLTYTTLLSIVPILTVLLMILSSVPALESVREQISQVIYSNLLPQSSLQVSEYLNNFAEKSSNLTAIGAMVLFVTTIMTLTTIERAFNQIWRVEERSGGLKSILRYWTIITLGPLVLGTAFIASSAVQSLSLLNKQVAGYGIDWSFWVQVISFAVTVAGFIGMYWFIPKARVPWKTAAIAGVFVAVVFELLRNVFGLIMSNFTSYEAIYGAFAAFPILLLWIYMSWNLILLGVEISYTLTIFASGEVHPRHPLISLLDMLNLLHERYQQGQCAKEQELRDVLGRKELPKWFTYLNYLKQNELITATSDGEYVLKKDLHNLTLWDFYRTLPYPLPIKNELDDVKLNTEQPGVKLLLDRLEHTEAYVRKELDIPLFDIFSQSQAMGKNHSLFADTRNHAESANDNGHSDDDSTPEAESYDPHEEVVTDNNNREAIIPQDTNTDAASEQQTAAEADGAKKAGKSGLLGTLFSHHNDKPVITEDDNPKKSGD, from the coding sequence ATGGAAAAACTACTCAAAAAACTGCCCTTTTATGACCACACTTGGTTTAGTTTTTTACGCTTTTTAGTCCGTCACTTTCTAGAGGACAACTGCCAACAAAAAGCCGCCTCTCTGACTTATACCACTTTGTTATCTATCGTACCTATCTTGACGGTATTATTGATGATTTTGTCGTCAGTACCGGCACTAGAGTCTGTACGTGAACAAATCTCACAGGTGATTTATTCTAATTTGCTGCCGCAATCAAGCCTACAGGTCAGCGAATATCTAAATAACTTTGCTGAAAAATCGAGCAACTTGACCGCTATTGGTGCCATGGTGTTATTTGTCACCACCATCATGACCTTGACTACCATTGAACGCGCATTTAACCAAATTTGGCGTGTCGAAGAACGCTCTGGTGGCCTAAAAAGTATTTTGCGTTATTGGACCATTATTACCTTAGGTCCTTTGGTATTGGGCACCGCTTTTATCGCCTCAAGCGCGGTACAAAGCTTAAGTCTGTTAAATAAACAAGTGGCAGGCTACGGCATTGATTGGTCATTTTGGGTACAAGTGATTTCCTTTGCAGTGACAGTTGCTGGCTTTATCGGGATGTATTGGTTTATTCCAAAAGCACGTGTGCCATGGAAAACTGCGGCTATTGCCGGTGTATTTGTCGCCGTGGTGTTTGAGCTATTAAGAAACGTATTTGGCTTAATCATGAGCAACTTTACCAGCTATGAAGCCATCTATGGGGCTTTTGCTGCTTTCCCTATTTTGCTGTTATGGATTTATATGTCTTGGAACCTAATCTTATTAGGGGTCGAGATTAGCTATACATTGACCATTTTTGCCAGTGGTGAAGTACATCCACGTCATCCATTAATCAGTTTGTTGGACATGCTTAACTTATTACATGAGCGTTATCAGCAAGGTCAATGCGCCAAAGAACAAGAACTACGCGATGTATTAGGTCGCAAAGAGCTACCTAAATGGTTTACCTATCTTAACTATCTTAAGCAAAATGAGCTGATTACCGCCACCTCTGATGGCGAGTATGTGTTGAAAAAAGATTTGCACAATCTAACCTTGTGGGACTTTTATCGCACCCTACCCTATCCGCTACCGATTAAAAATGAACTCGATGACGTCAAATTAAATACCGAACAACCTGGCGTTAAGCTGCTACTCGACCGCTTAGAGCATACAGAAGCTTATGTGCGCAAAGAGTTGGATATTCCTTTGTTTGACATCTTTAGTCAAAGTCAGGCAATGGGTAAGAACCACAGCTTATTTGCCGATACCCGCAATCATGCAGAGTCTGCAAACGATAATGGCCATAGCGATGATGATTCGACGCCTGAAGCTGAGTCTTATGATCCTCATGAAGAAGTGGTCACCGATAATAATAACCGCGAAGCTATCATTCCTCAAGATACCAATACTGACGCCGCATCAGAGCAGCAAACAGCTGCTGAAGCAGATGGCGCTAAAAAGGCAGGTAAATCAGGACTACTGGGTACCCTATTCTCTCATCACAACGATAAACCGGTGATTACAGAGGATGACAATCCCAAAAAATCTGGTGACTAA
- a CDS encoding NAD(P)/FAD-dependent oxidoreductase produces MTHKHPTSQNASSKSATPASRSNPSKPSSRTVVDVLIIGAGASGLYCAITAGQRGRSVLVIDHANKAGKKILMSGGGRCNFTNYVVEPENFIGQNRHFCKSALTRYSPWEFIGLVEKHGIAYEERDHGKLFCVGSSKEILNLLLDECRDVGARIQLKTSVTNIQPTVDDNEQSNGFVVNTSEGVIQCASLVIATGGLSIPTMGATGFGYEVAEQFGHNIYPTTAGLVPFTFTDKTGEMIASLAGISLDVVAFNERIAFPRPMLFTHRGLSGPAMLQLSNYWEVGENIHINLIPNVDVTGLLMSAKAEHPKQKVRSVLAEYLPKKLLLALQDMHWTTYKDMELANIKDEVLESIGDRINNWTLKPSGTEGYRTAEVTRGGVATDEVSSKTLESQLQPNLYFIGEVLDVTGWLGGYNFQWAWASGKACGEVV; encoded by the coding sequence ATGACCCATAAGCATCCGACATCGCAAAACGCATCATCAAAATCTGCAACCCCTGCATCACGTTCTAACCCTAGCAAACCATCAAGCCGAACTGTGGTAGACGTGCTTATTATTGGTGCGGGTGCCTCTGGATTGTATTGCGCCATCACGGCTGGACAACGTGGTCGCTCAGTATTGGTCATCGATCATGCCAACAAAGCAGGTAAAAAAATCCTGATGTCTGGCGGTGGTCGCTGTAACTTTACCAATTATGTGGTCGAGCCAGAAAACTTTATTGGCCAAAACCGCCACTTTTGTAAATCTGCCCTAACACGTTATAGCCCTTGGGAGTTTATTGGTTTAGTTGAAAAGCATGGCATTGCTTATGAAGAGCGCGATCATGGCAAGTTATTCTGTGTCGGTTCTTCAAAAGAGATTTTAAATTTACTGTTAGATGAATGCCGTGATGTTGGCGCACGCATACAACTAAAGACGTCAGTTACCAATATTCAGCCAACTGTTGATGATAATGAACAATCAAACGGCTTTGTGGTAAATACCTCAGAAGGTGTCATCCAATGCGCCTCGTTAGTGATTGCCACAGGCGGTCTGTCTATTCCAACTATGGGTGCGACTGGCTTTGGCTACGAGGTTGCTGAACAGTTTGGCCATAATATTTATCCAACCACGGCGGGCCTAGTGCCCTTTACTTTTACTGATAAAACCGGCGAGATGATTGCGTCGTTGGCTGGTATCAGCTTGGATGTGGTCGCCTTCAATGAGCGCATTGCCTTTCCGCGCCCGATGTTATTTACCCACAGAGGCTTGTCTGGTCCTGCGATGTTACAGCTATCTAATTACTGGGAGGTTGGCGAAAATATTCATATCAACTTGATACCCAATGTCGATGTCACCGGCTTACTGATGAGCGCCAAAGCAGAACATCCAAAACAAAAAGTACGCAGCGTGCTAGCCGAATACTTACCCAAAAAACTGCTATTGGCATTACAAGACATGCACTGGACAACCTACAAAGATATGGAACTGGCGAACATCAAAGATGAGGTGCTAGAAAGCATTGGAGATCGCATCAACAACTGGACACTAAAACCTTCTGGCACTGAGGGCTATCGTACAGCAGAGGTGACTCGTGGCGGTGTGGCAACGGATGAGGTCTCGTCCAAGACTTTGGAGAGTCAATTGCAGCCGAATTTGTATTTTATTGGTGAAGTGCTTGATGTGACCGGTTGGCTTGGCGGTTATAACTTTCAATGGGCATGGGCCAGCGGCAAGGCATGTGGTGAGGTCGTTTAG
- the ribF gene encoding riboflavin biosynthesis protein RibF yields the protein MKTIFLDLDQLHTLTGHEALTKPSALTIGNFDGVHLGHQAMLTQLHDTAKAQQLATMVMIFEPQPREYFAQLKADPQSAPARLSSQDEKLALLAELGIDTVVVAKFDDRFRSLSATEFADLLTSKLNVKSLVLGDDFKFGHDRTGDSEFLRRYGLPVTNLQTVTDTDAAAAHANQLDGSDSSDLQILDDRISSTRIRELLEVGDLTTANHLLNRDYSITGSVIGGDKIGRTLDFPTANIELNRVRPALHGVFGVDVVVLDESGAVIADAFEQLAEDNQTGIAGLRPSSLFGTANIGIRPTLDKPQEWRLEVFFPEFSGSLYGKTLNIRFLHHLHAERKYDGLEALKAGIKQDVEDLINWRQQAD from the coding sequence ATGAAAACAATATTTTTAGACTTAGACCAACTTCACACGCTAACTGGCCATGAGGCACTGACTAAGCCTAGTGCATTAACCATAGGTAACTTTGATGGGGTGCATCTGGGCCATCAAGCCATGCTAACTCAGCTACATGACACAGCCAAAGCTCAGCAGTTGGCCACTATGGTGATGATTTTCGAGCCTCAACCACGTGAATATTTTGCGCAGTTAAAAGCAGATCCTCAATCGGCGCCTGCTCGATTAAGCTCGCAAGATGAAAAGTTAGCATTACTTGCAGAGCTTGGTATAGATACGGTAGTCGTTGCTAAATTTGATGATCGTTTTCGCTCTTTGTCAGCCACTGAATTTGCCGACTTACTGACCAGCAAGCTTAATGTGAAGTCTTTGGTGCTCGGTGATGACTTTAAGTTTGGCCACGATCGAACCGGTGACAGTGAGTTTTTGCGTCGTTACGGACTGCCAGTGACTAACTTACAAACCGTGACTGATACCGATGCCGCTGCTGCCCATGCAAATCAGCTTGATGGCAGTGACAGCTCGGACCTGCAGATTTTAGATGACCGTATTAGCTCAACCCGCATTCGTGAGCTACTTGAAGTAGGTGATTTAACCACTGCCAACCACTTGCTAAACCGAGATTACAGCATTACGGGCAGCGTTATTGGCGGCGATAAGATAGGTCGTACTTTAGACTTCCCCACTGCTAATATTGAATTAAATCGAGTCCGTCCTGCACTACATGGTGTGTTCGGGGTTGATGTGGTTGTATTAGATGAATCCGGCGCAGTCATCGCTGATGCCTTTGAGCAGCTTGCTGAAGACAACCAAACTGGCATCGCCGGCTTACGTCCTTCTAGCTTATTTGGTACCGCTAATATCGGTATCCGCCCTACCCTTGATAAGCCACAAGAATGGCGCCTTGAGGTATTCTTCCCTGAGTTTTCTGGCAGCTTATATGGCAAAACTCTAAATATCAGGTTCTTACATCATCTTCATGCTGAGCGTAAATATGATGGCCTAGAAGCACTTAAAGCGGGTATCAAACAAGATGTTGAAGACCTTATTAATTGGCGTCAACAAGCGGATTAG
- a CDS encoding cation:proton antiporter, producing MQHATSLSVFEIGAIFLSITALLAYINKRFIGLPTSIGVMTISLILSICAIFLGVLGFDQLIDYEKGLLAKLDFTEILLDGMLSMLLFAGSLHINLGDLRTYKLPIAILACIGTVLSSLLIATAIYYILPLIGFEIGFIWCLLFGALISPTDPIAVMGILTSAGAPKSLETVIAGESLFNDGVGVVIFVVLLGILSSGTIPSTGDIAHTLAVEAGGGILFGLVLGSILYYMLKSINSYQEEVLLTLAGVLGGYSLASYFHLSGPLAMVMMGLMLGNHGRTYAMSDETRLHVDLFWELIDEILNAILFVLIGLEIVTIAYSGNLFIAAAIAIVIALVARFMVVGLTTRTLRHQLNLPVGAWKVLTWGGLRGGISVALVLQLPIGMERDVLLAMTYAIVIFSILIQGLTIGRVTRSIRPLSQA from the coding sequence ATGCAGCATGCAACCAGCCTCAGTGTTTTTGAAATCGGTGCCATATTCTTAAGCATCACTGCTTTATTAGCCTATATCAATAAGCGCTTTATTGGCTTGCCGACCAGTATCGGGGTTATGACCATCTCCTTGATACTGTCTATCTGCGCAATCTTTTTGGGCGTGTTAGGCTTTGATCAGCTGATTGATTATGAAAAAGGCTTGTTGGCTAAGCTTGATTTCACCGAGATTTTGCTTGATGGCATGCTATCCATGCTGTTGTTTGCAGGCTCGCTGCATATCAATTTAGGCGACTTACGCACTTATAAACTGCCGATTGCCATCTTGGCCTGTATTGGCACTGTGCTGTCTTCGTTATTGATTGCCACCGCTATTTATTACATCCTACCGCTGATTGGATTTGAGATTGGTTTTATTTGGTGTTTGTTATTTGGTGCATTAATTTCACCCACGGACCCTATTGCGGTGATGGGTATCTTAACCTCCGCTGGCGCACCCAAAAGCTTAGAGACAGTGATCGCTGGCGAATCATTATTTAATGATGGTGTTGGCGTGGTTATTTTCGTGGTACTGCTTGGCATTTTGAGCAGTGGCACCATCCCATCGACTGGCGATATTGCGCACACCTTAGCGGTTGAAGCCGGCGGCGGTATCCTATTCGGTTTGGTGCTTGGTAGCATTTTATATTACATGCTCAAAAGTATTAACAGCTACCAAGAAGAAGTATTACTGACTTTGGCCGGTGTATTGGGCGGCTACTCATTGGCCAGCTACTTTCACTTATCTGGGCCATTGGCAATGGTCATGATGGGCTTAATGCTGGGCAACCACGGCCGCACCTATGCCATGAGTGATGAAACTCGGCTACATGTGGATTTGTTCTGGGAATTAATTGACGAGATTTTAAATGCTATCTTATTCGTTTTGATTGGATTAGAGATAGTGACCATTGCCTATTCGGGCAACTTATTTATCGCAGCCGCTATCGCCATTGTCATTGCCTTGGTCGCTCGCTTTATGGTGGTCGGCCTAACCACCAGAACATTACGCCATCAGCTAAATTTACCGGTTGGCGCATGGAAAGTTCTGACTTGGGGCGGTTTGCGAGGTGGCATCTCGGTGGCCTTGGTGCTACAGCTACCCATTGGCATGGAACGTGACGTACTACTGGCCATGACCTATGCCATTGTTATCTTCTCTATATTAATTCAAGGGCTTACGATAGGCAGAGTAACGCGCAGTATCAGACCACTGAGCCAAGCCTAA